In Natrononativus amylolyticus, a single window of DNA contains:
- a CDS encoding HalOD1 output domain-containing protein, whose translation MPDASPAEIAVQSQYDWTRTSPSLAIVDAIAALENRAATDLPTALGVTLYDCVDPEALDTLVTASDEITLSFTVATYHVQIDGDELRIHTD comes from the coding sequence ATGCCAGATGCTTCTCCAGCCGAAATCGCTGTACAGAGTCAGTACGACTGGACACGCACCTCACCGAGTCTTGCCATTGTTGACGCAATCGCCGCACTCGAAAACCGGGCTGCAACCGACCTACCGACAGCCCTCGGCGTGACGCTGTACGACTGTGTCGATCCGGAGGCACTCGATACGCTCGTCACTGCGAGTGATGAGATCACACTCTCGTTCACGGTTGCTACCTATCACGTGCAAATCGACGGGGACGAGTTACGCATCCACACTGACTGA